The following are encoded in a window of Pseudomonas sp. JQ170C genomic DNA:
- a CDS encoding bleomycin resistance protein yields the protein MFKLNALVPELIVSDLEQSLHFYCEVLGFTLEYDRPEDKFAFLSFGKSQLMLEQDWHSESPWRVGPLEPPYGRGMNLSIECPDALALVAALEAAGWPLRRTAQERWYRSHDQQFGQRNFLVLDPDGYLLRFAEDIGVK from the coding sequence ATGTTCAAGCTGAATGCACTGGTACCCGAGTTGATCGTTTCAGATTTGGAGCAGAGTCTTCATTTTTACTGTGAAGTGCTGGGGTTCACGCTTGAGTACGATCGGCCGGAGGATAAGTTCGCCTTTCTCTCCTTCGGTAAAAGCCAGTTGATGTTGGAGCAGGATTGGCACAGCGAATCGCCTTGGCGAGTCGGTCCGCTTGAGCCGCCCTATGGGCGTGGAATGAATCTGTCCATCGAGTGCCCCGATGCCTTGGCGCTTGTTGCTGCACTTGAGGCGGCAGGCTGGCCGCTCAGGCGCACTGCGCAAGAGCGTTGGTACCGCAGCCACGATCAGCAGTTTGGCCAACGAAATTTTCTCGTGCTGGACCCCGATGGATACCTGCTTCGCTTCGCAGAGGATATCGGCGTCAAATAG
- the osmE gene encoding osmotically-inducible lipoprotein OsmE, whose product MNTSAFALVAVLSAAGGCSTDAYVFRDQPLVAKVESGMSKDQVERIGGKPLSVSDRTVEPGTCFDYMLTAAGRTQPYHVSFNADGKVDHQSYMTCAQWSHAQQKSRDAPTNMGGIGGSGY is encoded by the coding sequence ATGAACACATCTGCGTTTGCCCTGGTAGCCGTGCTGTCAGCGGCAGGTGGCTGCTCTACCGACGCCTATGTCTTTCGCGACCAGCCGCTGGTCGCGAAGGTCGAGTCGGGGATGAGCAAAGATCAAGTCGAGCGTATTGGCGGCAAGCCATTGTCGGTATCGGATCGCACTGTCGAACCGGGTACCTGCTTTGACTACATGCTCACTGCAGCGGGTCGAACCCAGCCTTACCATGTCAGTTTCAATGCGGATGGAAAGGTGGACCATCAAAGCTACATGACCTGCGCCCAATGGAGTCACGCCCAGCAAAAATCCAGGGACGCCCCCACCAATATGGGCGGCATCGGTGGTTCGGGTTACTAG
- a CDS encoding sensor domain-containing diguanylate cyclase: MPVDLEALYPKLIHLMLDTVFVVDGDNQIVFVSDACEALLGYRAAELIGTPITDYIHPDDLSVTRASIIRVMNGHAHVDFRNRYIRKDGGVVHILWAAFWSREVGARIGVARDVTALRQAEDELRFLAHHDPLTHLTNRSLFNDRLDSALRAAHRHNNTLALLFLDINDFKGINDVHGHAAGDRVLCTVARRLERCVRETDTVARMGGDEFTVLLTDLQSQDVVAEKVAQILAVMAEPLGAEFDGIAMPSCSIGVALYPADGEDADTLLSHADGDMYRIKRQRSAAG; this comes from the coding sequence ATGCCCGTAGACCTAGAAGCGCTCTACCCCAAACTGATCCATCTGATGTTGGACACGGTCTTCGTGGTCGACGGGGACAACCAGATCGTATTTGTGAGCGACGCCTGCGAGGCACTGCTCGGCTACCGTGCCGCTGAGCTGATCGGTACCCCGATTACCGACTACATCCACCCTGACGACTTGTCGGTGACGCGCGCCTCGATCATCCGAGTCATGAATGGTCACGCCCATGTCGACTTTCGCAACCGCTACATCCGCAAGGATGGAGGTGTGGTTCACATTCTGTGGGCGGCCTTCTGGTCCCGGGAGGTAGGGGCGCGCATCGGTGTCGCACGGGACGTCACCGCGCTCAGGCAGGCCGAGGACGAACTGCGCTTCTTGGCCCATCACGATCCGCTGACACACCTGACCAATCGGTCGCTGTTCAATGATCGCCTGGACTCGGCCCTTCGAGCTGCACACCGCCACAACAACACGCTGGCGTTGCTGTTTCTGGATATCAATGATTTCAAGGGCATCAATGATGTTCATGGGCACGCGGCGGGTGATCGCGTGCTGTGTACGGTTGCACGACGGCTGGAGCGTTGCGTGCGCGAGACTGACACGGTGGCGCGGATGGGGGGCGATGAATTCACTGTGCTGTTGACGGACCTGCAGTCACAGGATGTGGTTGCCGAGAAGGTAGCGCAGATCCTCGCCGTCATGGCCGAACCGCTGGGCGCTGAATTTGACGGGATCGCCATGCCGTCCTGCAGTATCGGCGTGGCCTTGTACCCGGCGGACGGGGAGGATGCCGATACACTGCTCAGTCATGCCGATGGCGATATGTATCGGATAAAAAGGCAGCGCTCTGCAGCAGGGTGA
- a CDS encoding NAD(P)/FAD-dependent oxidoreductase → MNTATTSTDYLVIGAGATAMAFVDTLLDESDANVVMVDRHAQPGGHWNDAYSFVRLHQPSAFYGVNSRELGSGLKDESEWGEGMYELASGAEIVSYFDQLMQQRFLPSGRVHYFPMHNYEGDRSSQHCITSLLTGDSNAIQVRRKLVDATIAQTAVPSTHAPRYQIASGVRCVPLNDLPRIEKPHSRYVVVGGGKTAIDACLWLLQNGVAANRIQWIVPNAFWLLDRANVQPGPENFVRTIGSLANQFEAIGAADSLADLFLRLERAGELLRIDTTVEPTGFRGATVSQGELRALRSINDVVRLGRVHAIEANRVVLERGSIAAGIDALYIDCSASAIPIIPEGSVKAFDGNRINVVTVSSYQILFSAALIAYVESHLDDQVRMNQLCGVVPAPRSSADWLRMWAVYLDNQRQWKHDAGLSRWLAQCHLHLLPSVLRSLQEGDPAKLAVLNRFAEARKKAFVNLPRLLQEVMQFQRMENSQRE, encoded by the coding sequence ATGAACACTGCAACCACAAGTACCGATTATCTGGTGATCGGCGCGGGGGCAACTGCAATGGCCTTCGTCGACACATTACTCGATGAGTCGGATGCGAATGTAGTGATGGTGGATCGGCATGCTCAACCCGGTGGGCACTGGAATGACGCCTACTCGTTTGTCCGCCTGCACCAGCCATCTGCTTTCTATGGTGTTAACTCCCGCGAACTTGGCTCCGGTCTAAAGGACGAATCGGAATGGGGCGAGGGCATGTATGAGCTGGCCTCAGGTGCCGAGATTGTCAGTTACTTCGACCAGTTGATGCAGCAGCGATTCTTGCCGTCAGGGCGGGTGCATTACTTTCCGATGCACAATTACGAAGGTGATCGCAGCAGTCAACATTGCATCACCTCTTTGTTGACGGGCGACAGTAATGCCATCCAGGTACGCAGGAAGCTGGTGGATGCAACGATCGCCCAGACAGCCGTTCCTTCGACCCATGCCCCGCGTTACCAAATAGCCTCGGGTGTACGGTGTGTTCCGCTGAACGACTTGCCCAGGATCGAAAAGCCCCACTCGCGTTACGTCGTGGTAGGGGGAGGGAAGACCGCCATCGATGCCTGTTTGTGGCTGTTGCAGAATGGGGTGGCAGCCAACAGGATTCAATGGATTGTTCCTAATGCCTTCTGGCTGTTGGATCGCGCCAATGTCCAACCCGGCCCGGAGAACTTTGTCCGTACCATCGGTAGCCTCGCCAATCAGTTTGAAGCAATAGGCGCTGCGGACTCGCTCGCTGACTTGTTCCTCAGGCTCGAACGTGCCGGTGAACTGCTGCGCATTGATACAACTGTCGAACCTACCGGTTTTCGTGGGGCAACCGTTTCACAGGGGGAGTTGCGGGCGCTACGAAGCATCAACGATGTAGTGCGCCTGGGGCGGGTTCACGCGATTGAAGCCAACCGCGTAGTGCTTGAGCGGGGCAGTATCGCTGCTGGTATTGATGCCCTCTACATTGACTGCAGCGCGAGTGCTATTCCGATCATTCCTGAAGGCAGCGTAAAAGCGTTTGATGGCAATCGCATCAATGTGGTGACGGTCAGCAGTTATCAGATCTTGTTCAGTGCCGCGCTTATTGCCTATGTAGAAAGCCATCTCGACGATCAGGTGCGGATGAATCAACTCTGTGGGGTTGTTCCGGCACCCCGTTCATCGGCGGACTGGCTCCGCATGTGGGCCGTTTATCTTGACAATCAGCGGCAGTGGAAGCACGACGCGGGGTTGTCACGCTGGCTTGCTCAGTGCCATTTGCACCTTCTACCCTCCGTGTTGAGAAGCCTGCAGGAAGGCGATCCTGCAAAGCTGGCGGTGCTGAACCGATTTGCTGAAGCCCGAAAAAAAGCCTTTGTAAATCTGCCCAGGCTTTTGCAGGAAGTTATGCAGTTTCAACGTATGGAAAATAGCCAACGAGAATAA
- a CDS encoding nitroreductase family protein yields the protein MNMFALAQRSASWCNTQPWQVIVTRGEATERFRAAYAAELLAGSAHPDFDFPAEYQGVYQQRRRECGQQLYESLGIAPGDRVASKQQMLRNFSLFGAPHVAIITTERGLGTYGAVDCGGYVANLLLAAEALGLGAIAQAALASHSAFVRRHFALDESRLVVCGVSFGHADHDAPANRFFTSRAATENAVLWQDA from the coding sequence ATGAACATGTTTGCACTGGCCCAGCGCTCGGCCTCATGGTGCAACACCCAGCCTTGGCAAGTCATCGTTACCCGTGGCGAGGCGACGGAACGGTTTCGGGCTGCCTACGCCGCCGAGTTACTGGCCGGCTCCGCTCACCCGGACTTTGATTTTCCGGCTGAGTATCAAGGGGTGTACCAACAACGTCGGCGTGAATGTGGGCAGCAGCTCTACGAAAGTCTGGGCATTGCGCCGGGTGACCGAGTGGCGAGCAAGCAGCAGATGCTACGTAACTTCTCGCTCTTCGGTGCGCCGCACGTAGCGATCATTACCACCGAACGAGGGCTCGGTACCTACGGTGCCGTCGACTGCGGTGGTTATGTGGCCAATCTGCTGCTGGCTGCCGAGGCGCTGGGCCTTGGGGCCATTGCTCAGGCGGCATTGGCCAGCCACTCAGCGTTTGTGCGGCGCCACTTCGCACTTGATGAAAGCCGGCTGGTGGTGTGTGGTGTGTCGTTTGGGCATGCCGATCACGACGCGCCGGCCAATCGTTTTTTCACCTCGCGCGCAGCGACCGAAAACGCCGTGTTGTGGCAAGACGCTTGA
- a CDS encoding DUF3313 domain-containing protein, whose amino-acid sequence MKSKYLMITLCVTSLALSGCASKYVESDQYSGFLKDYSALKEEKSPSGAAVMRWIDPKVDANKFSSVYIEPSQLYPKPQATEKIPDSTLQGITQYYNQALQTQFSKVLPLAKGPGPGVLVVRPAITAVSAKTKGLRPYEVIPIALVAAGVSAATGIRDQDTSLSTEAQFIDASNNKVVAQVVRKGAGAELENSDQVMTAKDARAVLDGWATDMVKSFQQLKAKH is encoded by the coding sequence ATGAAGTCGAAGTACCTGATGATCACGCTCTGCGTTACCTCACTGGCGCTGTCAGGCTGTGCCAGCAAGTACGTTGAATCCGATCAATATTCCGGCTTTCTCAAGGACTACAGCGCCCTGAAGGAAGAGAAGTCACCGTCGGGAGCGGCGGTCATGCGCTGGATCGACCCGAAAGTCGATGCCAACAAGTTCAGCAGCGTTTATATCGAACCAAGCCAGCTTTACCCCAAGCCACAAGCGACGGAGAAAATCCCGGACTCCACCTTGCAAGGCATCACCCAGTACTACAACCAGGCGCTGCAAACCCAGTTCTCTAAAGTTCTCCCCCTGGCCAAAGGCCCAGGCCCGGGCGTGTTGGTCGTGCGCCCGGCGATCACCGCCGTGAGCGCCAAGACCAAGGGGCTGCGTCCGTATGAAGTCATCCCGATCGCCCTCGTCGCTGCGGGCGTCAGTGCCGCCACTGGCATTCGCGATCAGGACACCAGCCTGTCGACCGAAGCGCAGTTTATCGATGCCAGCAACAACAAGGTCGTTGCCCAGGTGGTGCGCAAAGGCGCCGGTGCCGAGCTGGAGAACTCCGACCAGGTCATGACGGCCAAAGACGCCAGGGCCGTGCTCGATGGCTGGGCTACCGACATGGTCAAATCGTTCCAGCAACTCAAGGCCAAGCACTAG
- a CDS encoding arylsulfatase codes for MARTGKWSRLLAVAGALLIASLGVKAADKPNILVIFGDDIGMFNISAYNQGMMGYETPNIDRIAREGALFTHSYGEQSCTAGRSAFALGQHPFRTGLLTVGMPGSEHGIPDWAPTIGDVMKQQGYTTGQFGKNHLGDRDQHLPTNHGFDEFFGNLYHMNAEEEPETYYYPKDPEFRKKYGPRGVIHSYADGKIEDTGALTRKRMETIDEELVQATENFIDKAHKADKPFFVWFNSTRMHIWTHLKKESEGKTGVGLYPDGMVEHDGHVGQLLKKLDDLGIADNTIIIYTTDNGAQKFTWPDGGTSPFAGEKGTSNEGGHRVPLLVKWPQVLKPGSRYNNMIAHNDWMPTLAAAAGDPTLVADLAKGGKLNGKDYRVHLDGYNFLPFFKGEAKDSPREEYFYFSMAGDLDAIRWKEWKLSFAQMEGDFSTSARKVTNVPELTNLLADPFQTARKESPSARRWAADQAWLLVPIKAKVGAFLGTLSQYPFQEGVSLNVGSINYQSLAVKKALMDLKKAPPAKAGE; via the coding sequence ATGGCCCGCACAGGGAAATGGTCACGCCTACTTGCCGTGGCAGGTGCACTACTAATCGCGTCACTGGGTGTAAAAGCCGCCGACAAGCCGAACATCCTGGTGATCTTTGGTGATGATATCGGCATGTTCAATATCAGCGCCTACAACCAGGGCATGATGGGCTACGAGACGCCCAACATCGACCGTATCGCGCGTGAGGGTGCGTTGTTCACCCACTCCTATGGCGAGCAGTCCTGTACCGCCGGGCGCTCGGCCTTCGCGCTGGGCCAGCACCCCTTCCGCACCGGCCTGTTGACGGTTGGCATGCCTGGTTCCGAGCATGGCATTCCGGACTGGGCACCGACGATCGGCGATGTGATGAAGCAGCAAGGCTACACCACCGGCCAGTTTGGCAAGAACCACCTGGGTGATCGCGACCAGCACTTGCCCACCAACCACGGTTTCGACGAGTTCTTCGGCAACCTCTACCACATGAATGCCGAGGAAGAACCGGAAACCTACTACTACCCCAAGGACCCCGAGTTTCGCAAAAAGTACGGCCCGCGCGGGGTGATCCACTCCTACGCCGACGGCAAGATCGAAGACACCGGTGCCCTGACCCGCAAACGCATGGAAACCATCGACGAAGAACTGGTGCAGGCCACCGAAAACTTCATCGACAAGGCGCACAAGGCAGACAAACCCTTCTTCGTCTGGTTCAACTCCACACGCATGCACATCTGGACCCACCTGAAGAAAGAGTCCGAAGGCAAGACTGGCGTTGGCCTCTACCCCGACGGTATGGTCGAACACGACGGCCATGTCGGTCAGTTGCTGAAAAAGCTCGATGACCTCGGGATCGCCGACAACACGATCATCATCTACACCACCGACAACGGCGCACAAAAATTCACCTGGCCCGACGGCGGCACCTCACCCTTTGCCGGCGAAAAAGGTACATCCAACGAAGGCGGCCATCGCGTGCCCTTGCTGGTCAAGTGGCCCCAGGTCCTCAAGCCGGGCAGCCGCTACAACAACATGATCGCCCATAACGACTGGATGCCTACGCTGGCAGCCGCCGCCGGTGACCCGACGCTGGTCGCCGACCTGGCCAAGGGTGGCAAGCTCAATGGCAAGGACTATCGAGTCCACCTGGACGGCTACAACTTCCTGCCGTTCTTCAAGGGTGAGGCCAAGGACAGCCCGCGCGAAGAATACTTCTACTTCAGCATGGCGGGGGATCTGGACGCGATCCGCTGGAAGGAATGGAAACTGAGCTTTGCGCAGATGGAGGGCGACTTCAGCACCAGTGCGCGCAAGGTGACCAACGTGCCGGAGCTGACCAACCTGCTGGCCGACCCGTTCCAGACAGCCCGCAAGGAATCGCCCAGTGCCCGGCGCTGGGCGGCTGACCAGGCCTGGTTGCTGGTTCCGATCAAGGCCAAGGTCGGCGCCTTTCTGGGAACCCTGTCGCAGTACCCGTTCCAGGAAGGGGTCAGCCTGAACGTCGGCAGCATCAACTACCAGAGCCTGGCGGTGAAGAAAGCGCTGATGGACTTGAAGAAGGCGCCACCGGCCAAGGCCGGCGAATAG
- a CDS encoding DoxX family protein, whose amino-acid sequence MRYTLFDNQRDVIILLARILLMILFVMSGWSKMTGFAGTVDYLASLGAPMPQVAAGVAVAMEFFVAILLIVGFYTRPLAFLFALFVVGTAVIGHPYWSMVDPARAANSAQFFKNMSITGGLLLLAVTGAGRFSVDGR is encoded by the coding sequence ATGCGCTATACCCTGTTCGACAACCAGCGTGACGTGATCATCCTGCTAGCGCGGATTCTGTTGATGATCCTGTTCGTGATGTCCGGCTGGAGCAAGATGACCGGCTTTGCCGGCACCGTCGATTACCTCGCCTCCCTGGGCGCCCCCATGCCTCAGGTCGCCGCCGGGGTGGCAGTAGCCATGGAGTTCTTCGTCGCCATACTGTTGATTGTCGGGTTCTATACCCGCCCGCTGGCGTTTCTGTTCGCCCTGTTCGTGGTGGGTACCGCCGTGATCGGCCACCCCTACTGGAGCATGGTCGACCCGGCGCGTGCAGCCAACAGCGCTCAGTTCTTCAAGAACATGAGCATCACGGGCGGCTTGCTGCTGCTCGCCGTTACCGGTGCCGGCAGGTTCTCGGTCGACGGGCGATAA
- a CDS encoding YkvI family membrane protein — protein MNKQSIQIALAYMSVVIGGGFASGQEVLQFFTGYGLIGIVGTLVSGVLFAFLGMQIARMSSQMQANSHKEVLYRLFGARIGLVVDVVLSFFLYGVGVVMLAGSGSIFTQEYNLPPLFGGVLMTVLVIATLCLHVTRIINLISAVMPFLLAMVLIITTYSIFNYNASIETLDAVARENNETVTGNWFVGALLYASFNIAVGFPMLAVIGGMTKQPKAAAVGGILGGLGLGALILLLNIGLFANINQLQGIEMPSLALSGRISPILSVVMSIALVCMIYSTAVGMFFAFSARFAKPDTRRFKLVSAVTVCVGLALSLGGFSKLVGTVYPLLGYVGFALILAIGFSWVRGRAAAKAQRAELNALS, from the coding sequence ATGAATAAACAATCCATCCAGATTGCGCTGGCCTACATGTCCGTGGTGATCGGCGGCGGCTTCGCCTCCGGGCAGGAGGTACTGCAGTTCTTCACCGGCTATGGACTGATTGGCATTGTCGGTACTCTGGTCAGCGGTGTGCTGTTTGCCTTCCTCGGCATGCAGATCGCCCGGATGAGTTCGCAGATGCAAGCGAACTCACACAAGGAAGTCCTTTACCGTTTGTTCGGTGCGCGAATCGGCCTGGTCGTCGACGTCGTGCTGTCGTTCTTCCTCTACGGTGTCGGCGTTGTGATGCTGGCTGGCAGCGGTTCGATCTTTACCCAGGAATACAACCTGCCACCGCTGTTCGGGGGCGTCCTGATGACCGTCCTGGTGATCGCCACCCTGTGCCTGCACGTCACCCGCATCATCAACCTGATCAGCGCGGTCATGCCCTTCCTGCTGGCCATGGTGCTGATCATCACCACCTACTCGATCTTCAACTACAACGCCTCGATCGAGACCCTCGACGCCGTTGCCCGCGAGAACAACGAGACCGTCACGGGCAACTGGTTCGTCGGCGCCCTGCTGTACGCATCGTTCAACATCGCCGTAGGTTTCCCGATGCTCGCCGTTATCGGTGGCATGACCAAGCAGCCCAAGGCCGCAGCCGTCGGCGGCATACTCGGTGGTCTTGGCCTGGGCGCGCTGATCCTGCTGCTGAACATCGGCCTGTTCGCCAACATCAACCAGCTGCAGGGCATCGAAATGCCGTCGCTGGCACTGTCGGGGCGTATCTCGCCAATCCTTTCGGTGGTGATGTCGATCGCGCTGGTCTGCATGATCTACAGCACGGCGGTCGGTATGTTCTTTGCCTTCAGTGCCCGCTTCGCCAAGCCTGATACGCGCCGCTTCAAACTCGTCAGCGCAGTGACCGTATGCGTGGGCCTGGCCTTGAGCCTGGGCGGTTTCAGCAAGTTGGTCGGCACCGTCTATCCACTGCTGGGCTACGTCGGCTTTGCGCTGATTCTCGCCATCGGCTTCAGTTGGGTACGCGGCCGCGCTGCTGCCAAGGCGCAACGCGCCGAACTGAACGCTCTGTCCTGA
- a CDS encoding TonB-dependent siderophore receptor, with translation MSSLFSPRHVPRTRLALALRGVLLAGATGLALPVCAVHAEQVEARHYDLPAGALEPSLNAFAQVAAINLPFDPALVRGKQAPGLKGDYTVQQGLDALLLGSGLAATQAANGNWALNPVALSGGAAIELASTQVSGQGMGQATENSGSYTTGLTSVGSKTPTSLRQTPQSVSVITDQALKDRQITSLGDAMRATPGITVKSANYRMPRFYSRGFEIKNIQIDGAASLDANGGYSNHLYNLAEFDHIEVLRGSAGLFGGVGDPGGIINLVRKRPLDHYQLKFEASAGSWDNYRSQVDVTGPLAFDGALRGRLVAAYNDRQYFMDNRGTENPTIYGVLEADLTPDTMITLGGRLEKNKETGTGDGLPFYSDGKSPDYSRSYWPTTNWSYSDHSSNELFFKLDHYFSEDWKFNTSLTHVFETVESQGAFTYGNIDRADGTGPYWSGSYQRAKTDQTVLDMNLSGKFDMLGREHELLVGADAQSIRARWRAADGMSGRFGPADQPWQEGTMDKEFWRDYSPNKQKQYGLYSTLRLQLTDPLKLIVGARATRYKYEQVYSIKNRVTDVWSERNIVNYREPTKVVPFGGLVYDLSEAWSTYISYSEIFNPQAKFLAGPQPGKPLEPMEGKTYETGVKGELWDGALNVSAALFYSERENQATLDPSYNQEMLMYGGSCCYLSRGKVTSKGIDLEISGELLPNWQVMAGYTFNRNEDRTNSAIFSSVTPKHQAKFWSTYVLPGELSDWKVGGGATIQSANFASGEIEYSGVNYIGPTQVKMSQGGYAVWDAMLEYKVDSHWSLAFNANNLFDRKYFDTLTHPDYANYYGTPRNYMLTLRGVWD, from the coding sequence ATGTCATCCCTGTTCTCACCTCGCCATGTGCCCAGAACCCGCCTTGCCCTTGCGCTGCGCGGCGTGTTGCTTGCCGGCGCTACTGGCCTGGCCTTGCCTGTCTGCGCGGTCCACGCCGAACAGGTTGAAGCACGCCATTACGATCTGCCTGCGGGCGCGCTGGAGCCATCGCTCAATGCGTTCGCACAGGTGGCGGCAATCAACCTTCCATTCGACCCTGCGCTGGTACGCGGCAAGCAGGCTCCCGGCCTGAAGGGTGATTACACCGTCCAGCAGGGCCTGGATGCCCTGTTGCTAGGCTCCGGTCTCGCTGCTACCCAGGCGGCGAATGGGAACTGGGCGCTGAACCCGGTTGCCTTGAGTGGCGGCGCGGCAATCGAACTGGCCAGCACGCAGGTCAGCGGGCAGGGCATGGGCCAGGCCACGGAGAATTCGGGCTCCTACACCACCGGCCTGACCAGCGTTGGCTCGAAGACGCCGACGTCGCTGCGCCAGACGCCGCAATCAGTCTCAGTGATCACCGACCAGGCCCTCAAGGACCGGCAGATCACCAGCCTGGGCGACGCCATGCGTGCCACCCCCGGCATCACCGTGAAGAGCGCCAACTACCGGATGCCGCGCTTCTATTCGCGTGGTTTCGAGATCAAGAACATCCAGATCGACGGCGCCGCCAGCCTCGACGCCAACGGTGGCTATTCCAACCACCTGTACAACCTCGCCGAGTTCGACCACATCGAAGTGCTGCGCGGCTCCGCCGGGCTGTTCGGTGGCGTGGGCGACCCGGGCGGCATCATCAACCTGGTGCGCAAGCGCCCCCTGGACCACTACCAGCTCAAGTTCGAGGCCTCGGCCGGCTCCTGGGACAACTACCGCTCGCAGGTCGACGTCACCGGCCCGCTCGCATTCGACGGTGCCCTGCGTGGCCGCCTGGTCGCCGCCTACAACGACCGCCAGTACTTCATGGACAACCGCGGTACCGAGAACCCGACGATCTACGGCGTACTCGAGGCGGACCTGACGCCCGACACCATGATCACCCTCGGTGGCCGCCTGGAGAAGAACAAGGAAACCGGTACCGGTGACGGCCTGCCGTTCTACTCCGATGGCAAGAGCCCGGACTACAGCCGCAGCTACTGGCCGACTACCAACTGGTCGTATTCCGATCACTCCTCCAACGAGCTGTTCTTCAAGCTCGACCACTACTTCAGCGAAGACTGGAAATTCAATACCTCGCTGACCCACGTGTTCGAGACCGTCGAAAGCCAGGGTGCGTTTACCTACGGCAACATCGACAGGGCCGACGGCACCGGCCCGTACTGGTCGGGCAGCTACCAGCGTGCCAAGACCGACCAGACCGTGCTGGACATGAACCTCTCCGGCAAGTTCGACATGCTGGGCCGCGAGCACGAGCTGCTGGTCGGCGCCGACGCACAGAGCATCCGCGCCCGCTGGCGCGCTGCCGACGGCATGAGCGGGCGCTTTGGCCCGGCCGATCAGCCCTGGCAGGAAGGCACCATGGACAAGGAGTTCTGGCGTGACTACAGCCCGAACAAGCAGAAGCAGTACGGCCTGTACTCCACCTTGCGCCTGCAACTGACCGACCCGCTGAAGCTGATCGTTGGCGCGCGCGCCACCCGCTACAAGTACGAGCAGGTCTACTCGATCAAGAACCGGGTCACCGACGTATGGTCGGAGCGGAACATCGTCAACTACCGCGAGCCGACCAAGGTGGTGCCGTTCGGCGGCCTGGTCTACGACCTGAGCGAAGCGTGGTCCACCTACATCAGCTATTCGGAGATCTTCAACCCGCAGGCGAAGTTCCTGGCGGGGCCACAGCCGGGCAAGCCGCTGGAGCCGATGGAAGGCAAGACCTACGAGACCGGGGTCAAGGGCGAGCTGTGGGACGGAGCGCTGAATGTCTCGGCGGCGCTGTTCTACTCCGAGCGCGAGAACCAGGCGACCCTCGACCCGAGCTACAACCAGGAAATGCTGATGTACGGCGGCAGCTGCTGCTACCTGTCACGCGGCAAGGTCACCAGCAAGGGTATCGACCTGGAAATCAGCGGTGAGCTACTGCCGAACTGGCAGGTGATGGCCGGCTACACCTTCAACCGCAACGAAGACCGCACCAACAGCGCGATCTTCAGCAGCGTGACGCCCAAGCACCAGGCCAAGTTCTGGAGCACCTACGTGCTGCCGGGCGAGCTGTCGGACTGGAAAGTCGGTGGTGGCGCGACCATCCAGAGCGCCAACTTTGCCAGCGGCGAGATCGAGTACAGCGGTGTGAACTACATCGGCCCGACCCAGGTGAAGATGTCCCAGGGTGGCTATGCCGTGTGGGATGCGATGCTCGAGTACAAAGTCGATTCGCACTGGTCGCTGGCGTTCAACGCCAACAACCTGTTCGACCGCAAGTACTTCGATACCCTGACCCACCCCGACTACGCCAACTACTACGGTACGCCGCGTAACTACATGCTGACCCTGCGGGGTGTCTGGGACTAA